The genomic window TTATCTGCTGCACTGGGCTCTGGATTACCAGAGGGATGATTATGAGCCAATATGATAGCACTTGCATTCATTTTTATAGCAAAACGAATAATTTCTCGGGGATGAACCTCTACACGATTGATCGTTCCCTTAAATAATTCTTCGTGACAAATAATTTGATATTGATTATTTAGAAATAGAACTTTAAATACTTCACGCTCTTGCCCCGAAAATAGCTCAATAAGTCTCTTCTTTAATAAATTCGGTGTTGATATAACATCTTCGTGCAGAATATGATTTAAACCATTAATAGATTGATAAATAACAACTTAATTAACATTATTTATTTTAATTACTACTAAATTAACTACTAAAATATTTTGTAGCGTAGAGAGTTGCAAGGAGGGGGCAATGCATTAGAATTGCAATTTACTTTTATGAAATTACTGTGTCACATACGTCACACTTGTCACATATACTTATATAGATATATAAATATATTATTTATTATATAGTTATACTTTACATTCACCCGCGATATGTGGGACACAGCGCGTGACACGATGTTTTAGCGCTGTCACTTTATTATTTAGCAGTCCTCGGAATACTTGGATACATTTGACCTGTGCTTTTCTGTACCAGTTGAGTGTAGCTTCTAACTATACTAGATACTATTTTCAGGGAGGGGACATGCCGATAAAAGCAATTTTAGATGGGGAAGAAATCCACTCATTCACTTTTAATGAGAGGGAATGGGAAGAGTTAAAAGACTCATATAAAAAGCGAACTCTCGTAATGTCGTGCTGTGGACATGGGGCCATACCCAAAACCAGTAAGCTAAATAACTTCCATTTTTCGCACAAACCCAAAAGCGATTGCCAGTATGCAAGAGAAAGCCCAGATCACTTATACCTGAAATTTTTAATTGCAAAGTTAGCACACAAAGCTGGATGGTCTGTTACTACAGAACGCTCAGGCCAAACGCCAACAGGTGAGCAGTGGATAGCGGATATCTACTGCACTAAAAATAATGTTCAACTGATATTTGAAGTGCAGTTATCACAACAGAGCATGGATATATTCAAAGAACGACAGGCTAAGTACATAGCGTCAGGTATTAATAGAGTTCTTTGGTTACATAAATTGAGAAAAGGCAAAGAATTTTATTTTCGTGATATCTGTACATCATACGACTTACCTATGTTCGGCCTGCTGCTGGACGAAAATAATAATTACTATCTGCCTCAATTCTCGGTTTCAGTAGAGCAGTTCATTACTGGTGTTTTAAATAAAAAGCTAACTTGGCATCCCCATGACAATTCGAAATTACAAGCTAAGGTTGTTCCGTACAAAGAGGAATGCTGGCGGTGTGGGAAAGAAACTAACATTGTCCGAGGAATAGGGATCCATTCACTTGATGATGTAGCTCTAGATTTTATCTCTTTTGGTAACCAAGATTGCAAAGACCTTATACACAAGCATATAAGTAATGAAGTTCTAAAATCGCATGGCATAGGCGAATTAAAGCAACGTTATAGTAAAACTGCGGGAGGTTTTTACCTTTCTAATGGTTGTAAATATTGTAATGCGTTACTTGGTGATTTTTACTTGCCGAACTCCCCCCTTGAATACCGGAGTAATAAGTATAAATCTATAGCTACTTTCACATTTGATTATCGTGGAAGGCCTTTTATAAATCAGAATTGGTATTTTCAAGGGCTGAGGGCAAAACGAATATAACCATGCAATTTTTAACATGGTTCAA from Providencia sneebia DSM 19967 includes these protein-coding regions:
- a CDS encoding competence protein CoiA produces the protein MPIKAILDGEEIHSFTFNEREWEELKDSYKKRTLVMSCCGHGAIPKTSKLNNFHFSHKPKSDCQYARESPDHLYLKFLIAKLAHKAGWSVTTERSGQTPTGEQWIADIYCTKNNVQLIFEVQLSQQSMDIFKERQAKYIASGINRVLWLHKLRKGKEFYFRDICTSYDLPMFGLLLDENNNYYLPQFSVSVEQFITGVLNKKLTWHPHDNSKLQAKVVPYKEECWRCGKETNIVRGIGIHSLDDVALDFISFGNQDCKDLIHKHISNEVLKSHGIGELKQRYSKTAGGFYLSNGCKYCNALLGDFYLPNSPLEYRSNKYKSIATFTFDYRGRPFINQNWYFQGLRAKRI